A DNA window from Solanum lycopersicum chromosome 3, SLM_r2.1 contains the following coding sequences:
- the LOC101253766 gene encoding uncharacterized protein codes for MAEPKIIELNNGSMQVKVSNLGCTILSLSVPDKDGNLGDVVLGFDTLEPYQKGLAPYFGCIVGRVANRIRDGKFSLNGVDYSLPINRPPNSLHGGHKGFDKVVWEVAEHKEGEHPSITFTYHCRDGEEGYPGDLSVTATYTLTSKTTLRLDMEAVPANKATPVSLAQHTYWNLGGHNSGDILNNTAQIWANHITPVDQYTVPTGEIMPVKGTPFDFTSEKQIGRDIQQVGLGYDHNYVLDCGDKKDGLKHAAKIKDPKSSRVLDLWTNAPGMQFYTANYVDGVVGKGGAVYNKHAGVCLETQGFPNAINTPNFPSIVVQPGDKYIHNMVYEFSVE; via the exons ATGGCGGAACCCAAAATTATCGAACTCAACAATGGAAGCATGCAAGTCAAAGTCTCCAATTTGGGTTGCACTATTCTCTCCTTATCTGTGCCAGATAAAGAtg ggaATTTGGGTGATGTGGTTCTTGGATTTGATACCCTCGAGCCATACCAG AAAGGTTTAGCCCCATATTTTGGCTGCATTGTGGGTCGAGTGGCAAATAGGATTAGAGATGGGAAGTTTTCTCTGAATGGAGTTGATTACTCTTTACCCATCAATAGGCCCCCAAACAGTCTCCATG GCGGACACAAGGGTTTTGACAAGGTTGTGTGGGAGGTTGCTGAACATAAGGAGGGTGAACATCCATCAATTACCTTTACGTATCATTGTCGTGATGGCGAGGAag GTTACCCGGGAGATCTTTCTGTTACTGCAACGTACACACTTACCTCTAAGACGACACTCAGACTTGACATGGAAGCTGTGCCTGCAAATAAGGCTACTCCTGTTAGTTTAGCCCAGCACACCTATTGGAACCTTGGTGGCCATAATTCAGGAGATATTCTCAACAACACAGCCCAAATATGGGCAAATCATATCACTCCTGTTGATCAGTATACGGTCCCAACTGGAGAAATAATGCCTGTTAAAGGCACTCCATTTGATTTCACCTCTGAAAAGCAGATTGGCCGTGATATCCAGCAGGTTGGCTTAGGGTATGACCATAATTATGTGCTAGACTGTGGAGACAAGAAAGATGGCTTGAAGCATGCTGCAAAAATCAAGGATCCTAAGAGTTCCAGAGTACTTGATTTATGGACCAATGCTCCTGGCATGCAGTTTTACACTGCAAACTATGTCGATGGAGTTGTTGGCAAAGGTGGAGCTGTTTATAACAAGCATGCTGGAGTCTGTTTAGAGACTCAAGGATTTCCAAATGCTATCAACACACCAAATTTTCCCTCTATTGTCGTTCAGCCTGGTGACAAGTACATACACAATATGGTGTATGAATTTTCAGTTGAATAG
- the LOC101247599 gene encoding uncharacterized protein isoform X2, producing MSVEIKLSRSNRIYRPNEPVEGKIVTKLSSSISHQGIRLKVNASVNLQVRGGSAGVIESFYGVIKPITILNKTVEVLKSGRISSGSTEIPFSFWLKDPGEKPLEKFYETYHGGDVSIQYLVSVDISRGYLHKSLSATMEFIIESEKENLPEKPISPEMVIFYMTQDTQRHSLLPELKSGGFRVSGKMCTLCSLSDPIEGELTIESSAVPILSIDVHLLRLESILVGEKIATESSLIQTTQIADGDICRGMTLPIYIILPRLLTCPSIFAGPFSIEFKVTLVITFQSEQSKVHSKSNFKTLKSWHAAESIPLELIRTK from the exons ATGTCAGTAGAGATCAAACTTTCGCGATCCAACCGCATTTATCGCCCTAAT GAACCAGTGGAAGGGAAAATCGTAACGAAGCTCTCTTCTTCCATTTCCCATCAAGGCATTCGACTCAAAGTCAACGCTTCAGTCAACTTGCAG GTTCGAGGAGGATCAGCTGGTGTTATTGAATCTTTTTATGGTGTTATCAAGCCTATAACAATTCT GAATAAGACGGTTGAGGTCCTAAAATCTGGTAGGATCAGCTCAGGTTCTACAGAG ATCCCATTTTCCTTCTGGTTGAAAGATCCAGGAGAAAAACCTTTGGAAAAATTTTACGAAACATATCATGGTGGGGATGTTAGCATTCAG TATCTGGTATCTGTAGACATTTCAAGAGGATACTTACACAAGTCTCTATCTGCCACAATGGAGTTCATAATTGAAAGCGAAAAGG AGAATCTTCCAGAGAAACCCATTTCTCCTGAAATGGTCATCTTTTATATGACCCAGGACACACAGAGGCATTCACTACTTCCAGAGCTAAAATCAG GGGGATTTAGGGTAAGCGGTAAAATGTGCACGCTATGTTCTTTGTCGGATCCTATTGAAGGTGAGCTCACTATTGAATCATCTGCTGTTCCTATCCTATCCATTGACGTTCACTTGCTCCGACTGGAGTCAATTTTGGTTGGAGAAAAGATAGCAACTGAATCCTCTTTGATACAGACAACTCAG ATAGCAGATGGAGATATATGTCGAGGCATGACTCTCCCCATCTACATTATTCTTCCCCGTCTTTTGACTTGTCCGTCAATATTTGCTGG TCCCTTTTCCATAGAGTTCAAAGTCACCCTCGTAATAACCTTCCAGTCAGAGCAATCGAAGGTGCATTCGAAATCCAATTTCAAAACTCTGAAATCATGG CATGCAGCGGAAAGTATTCCCCTTGAACTAATTCGGACGAAGTGA
- the LOC101247599 gene encoding uncharacterized protein isoform X1, whose product MSVEIKLSRSNRIYRPNEPVEGKIVTKLSSSISHQGIRLKVNASVNLQVRGGSAGVIESFYGVIKPITILNKTVEVLKSGRISSGSTEIPFSFWLKDPGEKPLEKFYETYHGGDVSIQYLVSVDISRGYLHKSLSATMEFIIESEKGLENLPEKPISPEMVIFYMTQDTQRHSLLPELKSGGFRVSGKMCTLCSLSDPIEGELTIESSAVPILSIDVHLLRLESILVGEKIATESSLIQTTQIADGDICRGMTLPIYIILPRLLTCPSIFAGPFSIEFKVTLVITFQSEQSKVHSKSNFKTLKSWHAAESIPLELIRTK is encoded by the exons ATGTCAGTAGAGATCAAACTTTCGCGATCCAACCGCATTTATCGCCCTAAT GAACCAGTGGAAGGGAAAATCGTAACGAAGCTCTCTTCTTCCATTTCCCATCAAGGCATTCGACTCAAAGTCAACGCTTCAGTCAACTTGCAG GTTCGAGGAGGATCAGCTGGTGTTATTGAATCTTTTTATGGTGTTATCAAGCCTATAACAATTCT GAATAAGACGGTTGAGGTCCTAAAATCTGGTAGGATCAGCTCAGGTTCTACAGAG ATCCCATTTTCCTTCTGGTTGAAAGATCCAGGAGAAAAACCTTTGGAAAAATTTTACGAAACATATCATGGTGGGGATGTTAGCATTCAG TATCTGGTATCTGTAGACATTTCAAGAGGATACTTACACAAGTCTCTATCTGCCACAATGGAGTTCATAATTGAAAGCGAAAAGGGTCTGG AGAATCTTCCAGAGAAACCCATTTCTCCTGAAATGGTCATCTTTTATATGACCCAGGACACACAGAGGCATTCACTACTTCCAGAGCTAAAATCAG GGGGATTTAGGGTAAGCGGTAAAATGTGCACGCTATGTTCTTTGTCGGATCCTATTGAAGGTGAGCTCACTATTGAATCATCTGCTGTTCCTATCCTATCCATTGACGTTCACTTGCTCCGACTGGAGTCAATTTTGGTTGGAGAAAAGATAGCAACTGAATCCTCTTTGATACAGACAACTCAG ATAGCAGATGGAGATATATGTCGAGGCATGACTCTCCCCATCTACATTATTCTTCCCCGTCTTTTGACTTGTCCGTCAATATTTGCTGG TCCCTTTTCCATAGAGTTCAAAGTCACCCTCGTAATAACCTTCCAGTCAGAGCAATCGAAGGTGCATTCGAAATCCAATTTCAAAACTCTGAAATCATGG CATGCAGCGGAAAGTATTCCCCTTGAACTAATTCGGACGAAGTGA
- the LOC101247599 gene encoding uncharacterized protein isoform X4, with the protein MSVEIKLSRSNRIYRPNEPVEGKIVTKLSSSISHQGIRLKVNASVNLQVRGGSAGVIESFYGVIKPITILNKTVEVLKSGRISSGSTEIPFSFWLKDPGEKPLEKFYETYHGGDVSIQYLVSVDISRGYLHKSLSATMEFIIESEKENLPEKPISPEMVIFYMTQDTQRHSLLPELKSGGFRVSGKMCTLCSLSDPIEGELTIESSAVPILSIDVHLLRLESILVGEKIATESSLIQTTQSLFHRVQSHPRNNLPVRAIEGAFEIQFQNSEIMACSGKYSP; encoded by the exons ATGTCAGTAGAGATCAAACTTTCGCGATCCAACCGCATTTATCGCCCTAAT GAACCAGTGGAAGGGAAAATCGTAACGAAGCTCTCTTCTTCCATTTCCCATCAAGGCATTCGACTCAAAGTCAACGCTTCAGTCAACTTGCAG GTTCGAGGAGGATCAGCTGGTGTTATTGAATCTTTTTATGGTGTTATCAAGCCTATAACAATTCT GAATAAGACGGTTGAGGTCCTAAAATCTGGTAGGATCAGCTCAGGTTCTACAGAG ATCCCATTTTCCTTCTGGTTGAAAGATCCAGGAGAAAAACCTTTGGAAAAATTTTACGAAACATATCATGGTGGGGATGTTAGCATTCAG TATCTGGTATCTGTAGACATTTCAAGAGGATACTTACACAAGTCTCTATCTGCCACAATGGAGTTCATAATTGAAAGCGAAAAGG AGAATCTTCCAGAGAAACCCATTTCTCCTGAAATGGTCATCTTTTATATGACCCAGGACACACAGAGGCATTCACTACTTCCAGAGCTAAAATCAG GGGGATTTAGGGTAAGCGGTAAAATGTGCACGCTATGTTCTTTGTCGGATCCTATTGAAGGTGAGCTCACTATTGAATCATCTGCTGTTCCTATCCTATCCATTGACGTTCACTTGCTCCGACTGGAGTCAATTTTGGTTGGAGAAAAGATAGCAACTGAATCCTCTTTGATACAGACAACTCAG TCCCTTTTCCATAGAGTTCAAAGTCACCCTCGTAATAACCTTCCAGTCAGAGCAATCGAAGGTGCATTCGAAATCCAATTTCAAAACTCTGAAATCATGG CATGCAGCGGAAAGTATTCCCCTTGA
- the LOC101247599 gene encoding uncharacterized protein isoform X3, translating into MSVEIKLSRSNRIYRPNEPVEGKIVTKLSSSISHQGIRLKVNASVNLQVRGGSAGVIESFYGVIKPITILNKTVEVLKSGRISSGSTEIPFSFWLKDPGEKPLEKFYETYHGGDVSIQYLVSVDISRGYLHKSLSATMEFIIESEKGLENLPEKPISPEMVIFYMTQDTQRHSLLPELKSGGFRVSGKMCTLCSLSDPIEGELTIESSAVPILSIDVHLLRLESILVGEKIATESSLIQTTQSLFHRVQSHPRNNLPVRAIEGAFEIQFQNSEIMACSGKYSP; encoded by the exons ATGTCAGTAGAGATCAAACTTTCGCGATCCAACCGCATTTATCGCCCTAAT GAACCAGTGGAAGGGAAAATCGTAACGAAGCTCTCTTCTTCCATTTCCCATCAAGGCATTCGACTCAAAGTCAACGCTTCAGTCAACTTGCAG GTTCGAGGAGGATCAGCTGGTGTTATTGAATCTTTTTATGGTGTTATCAAGCCTATAACAATTCT GAATAAGACGGTTGAGGTCCTAAAATCTGGTAGGATCAGCTCAGGTTCTACAGAG ATCCCATTTTCCTTCTGGTTGAAAGATCCAGGAGAAAAACCTTTGGAAAAATTTTACGAAACATATCATGGTGGGGATGTTAGCATTCAG TATCTGGTATCTGTAGACATTTCAAGAGGATACTTACACAAGTCTCTATCTGCCACAATGGAGTTCATAATTGAAAGCGAAAAGGGTCTGG AGAATCTTCCAGAGAAACCCATTTCTCCTGAAATGGTCATCTTTTATATGACCCAGGACACACAGAGGCATTCACTACTTCCAGAGCTAAAATCAG GGGGATTTAGGGTAAGCGGTAAAATGTGCACGCTATGTTCTTTGTCGGATCCTATTGAAGGTGAGCTCACTATTGAATCATCTGCTGTTCCTATCCTATCCATTGACGTTCACTTGCTCCGACTGGAGTCAATTTTGGTTGGAGAAAAGATAGCAACTGAATCCTCTTTGATACAGACAACTCAG TCCCTTTTCCATAGAGTTCAAAGTCACCCTCGTAATAACCTTCCAGTCAGAGCAATCGAAGGTGCATTCGAAATCCAATTTCAAAACTCTGAAATCATGG CATGCAGCGGAAAGTATTCCCCTTGA
- the LOC101243872 gene encoding ERAD-associated E3 ubiquitin-protein ligase component HRD3A translates to MRNRKSRRITFILLCLALLPITLGRQLVLVLSQEDLKEAAADSINLVDDPSDTGFDDFIDSEAKPDYVLDPGSWSPIFEPATAPQVHLEHEGEYYSSVSKIVKAYSRGDERAMEKAASEIEAAASAGHPHAQSILGFLYGMGIGRERSKAKSFLYHHFAAEGGNMQSKMALAYTYSRQEMHDKAVKLYAELAEVAINSFLISKDSPVIEPVRIHSGAEENKEALRKSRGEEDEDFQILEYQAQKGNAGAMYKIGIFYYFGLRGVRRDHTKALTWFLKAVEKGEARSMELLGEIYARGAGVERNFSKALEWLTLASRQQLYSAYNGLGYLYVKGYGVEKNYTKAKEYFEKAADNGEAGGFYNLGVMYLKGIGVKRDVKIASKYFITAFDAGQPKAFYQLAKMFHTGVGLKKNVPLASSLYKLVAERGPWSSLSRWALESYLRGDVGRAFLLYSRMAELGYEIAQSNAAWILDKYGERSMCLGESGICSDEERHQRSHALWWQASEQGNEHAALLIGDAYYYGRGTERDYDRAAEAYMHAKSQSNAQAMFNLGYMHEHGQGLPFDLHLAKRYYDQALEVDHAAKLPVTLALGSLWIRKNYANGILVNVIDSLPEIYPKVEAWVEDVLMEEGNATILTLFVCLLTVLYLRERQRRHVAAAAGEVAFPHQLGEQGVPVIH, encoded by the exons ATGAGAAATCGAAAATCACGAAGGATAACGTTCATCCTACTATGCCTCGCTCTTCTTCCAATTACACTCGGCCGCCAATTGGTGCTTGTCCTCTCTCAGGAAGACCTTAAAGAAGCAGCCGCTGATTCTATAAACCTCGTCGATGACCCGTCGGATACTGGATTCGATGATTTTATTGACTCCGAAGCTAAGCCGGATTATGTGCTTGATCCGGGTTCATGGAGCCCCATTTTCGAGCCCGCTACTGCGCCGCAAGTTCACCTTGAACATGAAGGCGAATACTACTCTTCGGTTAGTAAGATAGTGAAGGCATATAGTAGAGGCGATGAAAGGGCGATGGAGAAGGCGGCGTCTGAGATCGAGGCGGCTGCCTCAGCTGGCCACCCCCACGCGCAGTCTATTTTGGGCTTTCTGTATGGAATGGGGATTGGAAGAGAGAGGAGCAAAGCTAAGTCTTTTCTGTACCACCATTTTGCTGCCGAAGGCGGTAATATGCAATCCAAAATGGCACTTGCTTATACTTATTCTCGCCAAGAG ATGCATGATAAAGCTGTGAAATTGTATGCCGAATTGGCAGAGGTAGCCATTAACAGTTTCCTGATATCAAAGGACTCACCTGTGATTGAACCAGTGAGGATACACAGCGGAGCAGAGGAAAATAAGGAAGCATTGAGGAAGTCCCGAGGTGAGGAGGATGaggacttccagattttggaatACCAGGCACAAAAAGGGAATGCCGGTGCAATGTATAAAATTGGGATATTCTACTACTTTGGATTAAGGGGAGTACGACGTGATCACACCAAGGCATTAACATGGTTTCTGAAGGCAGTGGAGAAGGGTGAGGCGAGATCTATGGAACTTCTTGGGGAAATATATGCAAGAGGAGCTGGAGTTGAAAGGAACTTTAGCAAGGCATTGGAGTGGCTTACTCTTGCATCCAGGCAGCAACTTTATTCTGCTTACAATGGTTTGGGCTATCTCTATGTCAAAGGATATGGAGTGGAAAAGAACTACACTAAG GCAAAAGAGTATTTTGAGAAGGCTGCAGACAATGGAGAGGCTGGTGGTTTCTACAACCTCGGAGTAATGTATCTTAAAGGAATTGGGGTGAAGAGGGATGTGAAAATAGCGTCCAAATACTTCATTACAGCTTTTGATGCTGGTCAACCAAAAGCATTTTATCAACTGGCAAAAATGTTCCATACTGGTGTAGGTCTTAAGAAGAATGTTCCACTG GCATCTTCCTTGTACAAACTAGTTGCAGAACGTGGACCATGGAGTTCTTTGTCTAGATGGGCACTAGAGTCTTATTTGAGAGGAGATGTGGGCAGGGCTTTCCTTCTATATTCAAGAATGGCAGAGTTAGGATATGAGATTGCGCAAAGTAATGCTGCATGGATCCTTGACAAATATGGAGAAAGAAGCATGTGTTTGGGAGAATCTGGAATTTGCAGTGATGAAGAGAGGCATCAACGCTCGCATGCCTTGTGGTGGCAAGCTTCAGAGCAGGGTAATGAACATGCTGCATTACTTATTGGAGATGCATATTACTATGGTCGG GGTACTGAGCGGGACTATGACCGTGCAGCTGAGGCATATATGCATGCAAAATCACAATCTAATGCCCAAGCTATGTTTAATCTGGGTTACATGCATGAGCATGGCCAAGGACTACCATTTGATCTTCATCTTGCCAAGCGTTATTACGATCAAGCATTGGAAGTTGATCATGCGGCAAAGTTGCCTGTAACATTGGCCCTTGGAAGCTTGTGGATAAGGAAAAACTACGCCAATGGTATCCTG gTTAACGTAATTGATTCCTTACCAGAAATTTACCCCAAAGTGGAAGCATGGGTGGAAGATGTCCTAATGGAAGAAGGAAATGCAACGATTCTCACCCTCTTTGTATGCCTTCTAACGGTACTTTACCTACGCGAGCGGCAGCGTAGGCatgttgctgctgctgctggAGAGGTCGCGTTCCCTCATCAACTTGGGGAGCAAGGTGTGCCTGTAATCCATTAA